One window of Rhodospirillaceae bacterium genomic DNA carries:
- a CDS encoding diguanylate cyclase, with protein MAKILIVDDSPDIRTLLRMQLQMDGHEVLEAENGNLGVKAAKEHGPDLVVLDVMMPEMDGLEACSLIRAEPACAAIYIIMLSAKNDTDDKVSGLDVGADSYIAKPFEPVELKAQIRAGLRTVENRRQAIYDALTGLFNRRSFDDLMARELASQERYEHALSLVMIDLDHFKAVNDTHGHDAGDAALRDLAEILRNVCRPSDLPCRWGGEEFVWLMPETNLEGAAQAAERLRADIEAHTFEKAGTLTASLGVAQANNGESAEQVHKRADEALYRAKDGGRNRVEVASPE; from the coding sequence ATGGCCAAAATCTTAATTGTCGATGACAGCCCAGACATCCGGACTCTGCTAAGAATGCAGCTTCAGATGGACGGTCACGAGGTTTTGGAGGCTGAAAACGGCAATCTTGGCGTAAAAGCAGCCAAGGAGCATGGTCCCGACCTCGTCGTCCTTGACGTAATGATGCCTGAGATGGATGGCTTGGAAGCGTGCAGCCTGATCCGGGCTGAGCCAGCCTGTGCGGCCATCTATATCATCATGCTATCAGCCAAGAACGATACCGACGACAAAGTTTCCGGGCTCGATGTTGGGGCGGATTCGTATATAGCAAAGCCGTTTGAACCGGTCGAACTCAAAGCCCAGATCCGCGCCGGCCTGCGCACGGTCGAAAACCGACGCCAAGCTATTTATGACGCCCTCACCGGGCTGTTTAATCGTCGTTCTTTTGACGACTTGATGGCGCGTGAATTGGCCTCGCAGGAACGATACGAGCACGCCCTTTCCTTGGTCATGATCGATCTTGATCACTTCAAAGCTGTCAATGACACCCACGGCCACGATGCGGGCGATGCGGCGCTGCGGGACTTGGCAGAAATACTTCGCAATGTATGTCGGCCAAGTGATCTGCCCTGCCGTTGGGGCGGCGAGGAATTTGTCTGGCTGATGCCTGAGACGAACCTGGAAGGTGCGGCACAGGCCGCAGAAAGGCTGCGCGCCGACATAGAAGCCCACACGTTTGAAAAAGCAGGCACCTTGACCGCCAGCCTGGGTGTAGCACAGGCAAACAATGGCGAATCCGCCGAACAAGTCCACAAAAGAGCCGACGAAGCGCTT